In Neisseria animalis, a single window of DNA contains:
- the putP gene encoding sodium/proline symporter PutP produces the protein MNPMYITFGLYLISVLVIGLAAYFSTRNFDDYILGGRSLGPFVTAMSAGASDMSGWLLMGLPGAVFAVGLSESWIAIGLVIGAWLNWLIVAGRLRVHTEYANNALTLPDYFYHRFGAKGQAMKVISAIIILFFFTIYCASGVVAGARLFQSLFEGMTYTQAMWLGAGATIAYTFIGGFLAVSWTDTVQATLMIFALLLTPVFVYLALGGADEMSAAIQGVAVTTGKEYGSLFAGTTLLGIISTAAWGLGYFGQPHILARFMAAENVQSLKSARRIGMSWMILCLGGAVAVGYFGIAYFGAHPEQAAVMEGNGERIFIALATILFNPWIAGIILSAILAAVMSTLSCQLLVCSSAITEDFYKGFLRPDAEQKELVWVGRIMVLAVAVIAILIAANPDSKVLGLVSYAWAGFGAAFGPVVILSVLWKRMTANGALWGMISGAVVCVAWAEWANPALKAAGMATMYEIVPGFIACALTVWLVSLAGKPDAAVIEKFEKADADYQAAK, from the coding sequence ATGAATCCCATGTATATCACGTTTGGCCTTTACCTGATTTCCGTATTGGTAATCGGTTTGGCCGCTTATTTTTCCACACGCAATTTCGACGACTATATTCTCGGCGGCCGCAGCTTGGGCCCGTTTGTTACCGCGATGTCGGCGGGTGCGTCGGATATGTCGGGCTGGCTGCTGATGGGTCTGCCCGGTGCGGTTTTCGCCGTCGGTTTGAGCGAATCTTGGATTGCCATCGGGTTGGTCATCGGTGCGTGGCTCAACTGGCTGATTGTGGCCGGACGTTTGCGCGTACACACCGAATACGCCAACAACGCCCTGACCCTGCCGGATTATTTCTACCACCGCTTCGGTGCCAAAGGGCAGGCAATGAAGGTGATTTCTGCCATCATCATTCTGTTTTTCTTCACGATTTACTGCGCTTCCGGCGTAGTGGCGGGGGCGCGTCTGTTCCAGAGCCTGTTTGAAGGCATGACTTACACCCAAGCCATGTGGCTGGGTGCGGGCGCAACCATTGCCTACACCTTTATCGGCGGTTTCTTGGCGGTAAGCTGGACGGATACCGTACAGGCGACGCTGATGATTTTCGCGCTGCTGCTGACTCCCGTATTCGTTTATCTGGCATTGGGCGGTGCGGACGAGATGAGCGCAGCCATTCAGGGTGTTGCCGTGACAACCGGCAAAGAGTACGGCAGTTTGTTTGCCGGTACGACCCTGTTGGGCATCATTTCCACTGCCGCATGGGGCTTGGGCTATTTCGGCCAGCCGCACATTCTGGCACGCTTTATGGCTGCCGAAAACGTACAGTCGCTGAAAAGCGCACGCCGTATCGGTATGTCTTGGATGATTTTGTGCTTGGGCGGCGCGGTTGCCGTCGGTTATTTCGGTATTGCCTATTTCGGCGCGCACCCCGAACAGGCAGCGGTTATGGAAGGCAACGGCGAACGCATCTTCATCGCCTTGGCAACCATTCTGTTTAACCCGTGGATTGCCGGCATTATCCTGAGTGCGATTCTGGCGGCGGTGATGTCCACCCTTTCGTGCCAGCTGCTCGTATGCTCCAGCGCGATTACCGAAGACTTCTACAAAGGCTTTCTGCGTCCGGATGCCGAGCAGAAAGAATTGGTATGGGTAGGCCGCATTATGGTGCTGGCTGTTGCCGTCATCGCCATTCTGATTGCCGCAAACCCCGACAGCAAAGTCTTGGGCCTGGTATCTTACGCTTGGGCAGGCTTTGGCGCGGCCTTCGGTCCGGTGGTGATTTTGTCGGTACTGTGGAAACGCATGACCGCCAACGGCGCACTGTGGGGCATGATTTCCGGCGCGGTTGTCTGCGTCGCTTGGGCGGAGTGGGCAAACCCTGCGCTCAAAGCGGCAGGCATGGCGACCATGTACGAAATCGTTCCCGGCTTCATCGCCTGTGCGCTGACCGTATGGCTGGTATCGCTGGCAGGCAAACCTGATGCGGCGGTCATCGAAAAATTCGAAAAGGCCGATGCGGATTATCAGGCGGCGAAGTAA
- a CDS encoding MFS transporter: MMKADTKITGRVLWASLIGSSIEWFDYFLYGTVAALVFNQLFFPAEDPAVGTMLAFASFALSFFIRPFGGIIFSHIGDKIGRKQTLVLTLSLMGGATVLMGLLPTYQAIGVAAPILMVTLRLVQGLGIGGEWGGAMLLAVEYAPPERRGFFGSVPQMGVTIGMLLATLALTVMSLLPDEDFLSWGWRVPFVLSAVLVFLGLWIRKGIDETPSFKKNQAEGKVVAVPLLETLKNHKKEVLVAVGAKFAETAPFYIMSTFIVFYATGKLAFDRTEVLNAVTVATVVTTLLIPVMGALSDKIGRKTVYVGGTLLMIAYAFPYFWLLEAQTFPMLMLATVVGLGVIWAPTTAVLGTMFSEIFKSNVRYTGISLGYQIGAALAGGTAPLVATFLLREFDSYVPIAAYIVFTGIVSLSAVWAVREYSGKGLDDE, translated from the coding sequence ATGATGAAAGCAGATACAAAAATAACCGGCCGCGTGTTGTGGGCAAGTTTAATCGGAAGCTCGATAGAGTGGTTTGATTATTTCCTGTACGGCACGGTGGCGGCATTAGTGTTCAATCAGCTGTTTTTTCCGGCAGAAGATCCTGCGGTGGGAACGATGTTGGCATTTGCATCGTTTGCACTGTCGTTTTTCATACGCCCTTTCGGCGGTATTATTTTCAGTCATATCGGCGACAAAATCGGACGCAAGCAAACGCTGGTTTTAACATTATCGCTAATGGGCGGTGCAACGGTACTGATGGGACTGCTGCCTACCTATCAGGCAATCGGCGTGGCTGCTCCGATTTTGATGGTTACTTTGCGGCTGGTTCAGGGCTTGGGAATCGGCGGAGAATGGGGCGGAGCAATGTTGTTGGCGGTCGAATATGCCCCTCCCGAGCGGCGGGGATTTTTCGGCAGCGTCCCGCAGATGGGTGTAACCATCGGTATGTTGTTGGCAACATTGGCATTGACGGTAATGAGTTTGCTGCCTGACGAAGATTTCCTGTCTTGGGGCTGGCGCGTACCGTTTGTTTTAAGTGCGGTATTGGTGTTTTTGGGGCTGTGGATAAGGAAAGGAATTGATGAAACACCGTCTTTCAAGAAAAATCAGGCAGAAGGGAAAGTGGTTGCCGTTCCTTTGTTGGAAACTTTAAAAAACCATAAAAAAGAAGTGTTGGTTGCCGTCGGGGCAAAATTTGCGGAAACCGCACCGTTTTATATTATGTCCACATTTATCGTATTTTATGCGACCGGCAAACTGGCATTTGACCGTACAGAGGTATTGAACGCCGTAACGGTTGCGACAGTGGTAACAACTTTACTGATTCCCGTTATGGGCGCGTTGTCCGATAAAATCGGCCGCAAAACGGTGTATGTCGGCGGCACATTGCTGATGATTGCCTATGCATTCCCTTACTTTTGGTTGCTGGAAGCGCAAACCTTTCCGATGTTGATGCTGGCAACTGTTGTCGGTTTGGGCGTGATTTGGGCTCCGACTACGGCAGTATTGGGGACGATGTTTTCAGAAATTTTTAAGAGTAATGTGCGTTATACCGGTATTTCTCTGGGTTATCAGATTGGTGCGGCATTGGCGGGAGGTACTGCACCTTTGGTGGCGACTTTCCTGCTGCGGGAGTTTGATTCTTATGTACCGATTGCCGCCTATATCGTATTTACGGGTATCGTTTCACTGTCGGCGGTTTGGGCGGTGCGCGAATATTCGGGCAAAGGTTTGGATGACGAGTAA
- the brnQ gene encoding branched-chain amino acid transport system II carrier protein, whose protein sequence is MVRHTFTARQFFTLSFFLFAMFLGAGNIIFAPVLGQAAGSHLFEAVSGFLITGVGLVLLAIIALARSGGAVEKLVNRVHPTFAFFYCVALFLVLGPAYVIPRTGAVVYEVAVLPFAGVVPEGVFDGTLLVFSFVFFALTVYLTADIGKMVRRVGEIITPCFIGLLLVILAVSLVKPLGAVGMPSGDYAANAFGKGFTQGYFTMDVLAAFVFGKIFLDATRRTGIGSSELNNVFIRCGIFSMLALAAVQVSLAWMGATSVSVLGLSANGGQALTGIVGLLLGRAGVWILAVVFFLTGLTTAIGCLSAVAEYFSRKFTALSYKGWVAVFGIISFFITNFGLTSILKFSAPFLYFLYPVSITLIALALLNRYIGYRSVYVGAVGGAAVMGFADGLKEAGLLPQGLDTVMTQFLPFYGNGMGWITVALLGGVLGYAAEKIFRLSGRIFENEPIS, encoded by the coding sequence ATGGTTCGGCACACGTTTACTGCAAGGCAGTTTTTCACGCTTTCTTTTTTCTTGTTTGCAATGTTTCTCGGTGCAGGCAATATTATTTTTGCACCTGTGCTCGGACAGGCGGCAGGCAGTCATTTGTTTGAGGCGGTATCCGGTTTTTTGATTACCGGAGTCGGTCTGGTGCTGCTGGCCATCATTGCACTGGCGCGCAGCGGCGGTGCGGTGGAAAAGCTGGTGAACCGCGTGCATCCGACATTTGCGTTTTTTTATTGTGTCGCATTGTTTTTGGTACTCGGACCTGCTTATGTGATTCCGCGTACCGGTGCGGTGGTTTATGAAGTGGCGGTACTGCCGTTTGCCGGTGTGGTGCCGGAAGGAGTGTTCGATGGAACGCTGCTGGTGTTTTCTTTTGTATTCTTCGCGCTGACGGTATATCTGACTGCCGACATCGGGAAAATGGTGCGGCGTGTCGGAGAAATCATTACACCTTGCTTTATCGGACTGCTGTTGGTGATTTTGGCTGTGTCGCTGGTCAAGCCGCTCGGTGCGGTCGGCATGCCTTCCGGAGATTATGCCGCCAATGCGTTCGGCAAAGGGTTTACCCAAGGCTATTTTACGATGGATGTTTTGGCAGCATTTGTATTCGGCAAAATTTTTCTTGATGCTACCCGTCGAACAGGCATCGGCAGCAGCGAGCTGAACAATGTATTTATCCGTTGCGGCATATTCAGTATGCTTGCACTGGCGGCGGTTCAGGTTTCTTTGGCATGGATGGGGGCAACCAGCGTTTCGGTTTTGGGGCTGTCTGCCAACGGAGGGCAGGCTTTGACCGGTATCGTCGGGCTTCTGCTGGGACGTGCCGGCGTGTGGATTTTGGCGGTGGTGTTTTTTTTAACAGGCTTAACAACTGCCATCGGCTGTTTGAGTGCGGTGGCCGAGTATTTCAGCCGTAAGTTTACTGCTTTGTCCTATAAAGGTTGGGTGGCGGTATTCGGCATCATCAGCTTTTTCATCACCAATTTCGGCCTGACTTCGATTTTGAAGTTTTCCGCTCCCTTTTTATATTTCCTTTATCCGGTTTCGATTACGCTGATTGCGCTGGCTCTGCTGAACCGTTACATCGGCTATCGTTCGGTATATGTAGGAGCTGTGGGCGGAGCTGCTGTGATGGGATTTGCAGACGGCCTGAAAGAAGCGGGGCTGTTGCCGCAGGGTTTGGATACTGTAATGACTCAATTCCTGCCGTTTTACGGTAACGGTATGGGTTGGATAACGGTAGCTTTGCTTGGCGGCGTACTCGGATACGCAGCGGAAAAAATATTCCGTTTAAGCGGCAGAATATTTGAAAACGAACCTATTTCCTGA
- a CDS encoding helix-turn-helix domain-containing protein: MPFTQPHTLPADSGSFLSLKLHRLRKQSGQTLQQLSEKSGISVSALSKIEKGQLSPTYEKIAALARGLDIHVAELFYEEQHSAPNGRLAVTRAGEAPLHRTAQYDYRPLCGELTNKQFVPLLTTVKARSIKEFPAKLQHEGEEFVYVLEGEITIHTDFYQPVTLYAGDCCYFDSGMGHACVAGGSDALILWICSHPTVNKDG, encoded by the coding sequence ATGCCGTTTACGCAACCCCATACTTTACCGGCAGACAGCGGCAGTTTTTTATCCCTCAAACTGCACCGCCTGCGCAAACAGAGCGGGCAGACTTTGCAGCAGCTCAGTGAAAAAAGCGGTATTTCCGTTTCTGCGTTGTCCAAAATCGAAAAAGGCCAACTGTCGCCTACTTATGAGAAAATCGCCGCACTTGCCCGCGGCTTGGATATTCATGTTGCCGAGCTGTTTTACGAAGAGCAACATTCTGCCCCCAACGGCAGACTTGCCGTTACCCGCGCCGGAGAAGCTCCGCTCCACCGTACTGCCCAGTATGATTACCGCCCATTGTGCGGCGAACTGACAAACAAGCAGTTTGTCCCGCTGCTGACAACGGTAAAAGCCCGCAGTATCAAGGAATTTCCTGCCAAGCTCCAGCATGAGGGAGAGGAGTTTGTCTATGTCTTAGAAGGTGAAATCACCATCCATACCGATTTCTACCAGCCTGTTACGCTTTATGCGGGCGACTGCTGCTACTTCGACAGCGGTATGGGGCATGCCTGCGTTGCAGGAGGGAGTGATGCGCTGATTCTTTGGATTTGCTCCCACCCCACCGTCAATAAGGACGGCTGA
- a CDS encoding NAD(P)/FAD-dependent oxidoreductase has product MSDTQSTVIVIGAGIVGISCALHLQKQGYRVTVIDPRGVAGGASHGNAGLVVTGECVPLSTPEMAKALPKLLLDRNSPLQMDWAYAPKMTGWFYRFLRAGTPRQVEYAAASLSALLEKAAAAHYELAEQAGCCNSITRSGWLKLFERDDTYRAARADFDRMERFGVRCDYMDAAAIQAAQPNLTPVFKHAVNHPDTLQIVNPGGYVKALGSLFLRQGGQFVQAEIVGLTCKDHLVTAALSQTERYEADAFVIAAGAWSKKLSADTGTPVPLDTERGYHIEIDVAAEHTVSNPLFWGEHSVVMSPGGGRLRITSSVEFAGLHKAPDFRKLAAKRNEFQRIHRHPLGKIRAEWLGFRPSVPDSIPVIGRANRAENTFLAFGHGHIGLTLGPLTGKIIADLVAGICPKLMLHPTLPPVLPTNKEIK; this is encoded by the coding sequence ATGTCGGATACTCAATCCACAGTCATCGTTATCGGTGCAGGTATTGTCGGTATCAGCTGTGCGCTGCATTTGCAGAAACAAGGATACCGGGTAACGGTTATCGATCCTCGCGGAGTGGCGGGAGGTGCTTCGCACGGCAATGCGGGGCTGGTAGTTACCGGAGAGTGCGTGCCGCTGAGTACGCCCGAAATGGCAAAAGCTCTGCCCAAGTTGCTGCTGGATAGGAACAGCCCCTTGCAGATGGATTGGGCTTACGCGCCGAAAATGACAGGCTGGTTTTACCGTTTTTTGAGAGCGGGGACACCGCGCCAAGTGGAATATGCCGCCGCCAGCCTGAGCGCGCTGCTGGAAAAAGCCGCAGCAGCGCATTACGAATTGGCGGAACAGGCAGGGTGCTGCAACAGCATTACCCGCAGCGGCTGGCTGAAACTTTTTGAACGCGATGATACTTACCGCGCCGCCCGTGCCGACTTCGACCGTATGGAGCGTTTCGGTGTGCGCTGTGATTATATGGATGCAGCCGCCATTCAAGCCGCACAACCCAACCTTACCCCCGTATTCAAACATGCCGTCAACCATCCCGACACGCTGCAAATCGTCAACCCCGGCGGATATGTTAAAGCATTGGGCAGTTTGTTTTTACGACAGGGCGGGCAGTTTGTACAGGCGGAAATCGTCGGATTAACGTGTAAAGACCATCTGGTTACTGCCGCGCTCAGCCAAACAGAACGCTATGAGGCAGACGCTTTTGTTATCGCGGCAGGAGCATGGTCGAAAAAGCTGAGTGCCGATACCGGAACACCCGTACCTCTGGATACCGAACGCGGCTACCACATCGAAATCGACGTTGCGGCAGAACATACCGTCAGCAATCCTTTGTTTTGGGGCGAACATTCAGTGGTCATGTCGCCGGGCGGCGGCAGGCTGCGGATTACCAGCAGCGTGGAGTTTGCCGGCCTGCACAAAGCACCCGATTTCAGAAAGCTGGCGGCAAAGCGCAACGAGTTCCAACGTATCCACCGCCATCCTTTGGGAAAAATACGCGCCGAATGGCTGGGATTTCGGCCGTCTGTACCGGATTCCATTCCGGTTATCGGCCGTGCCAACCGTGCTGAAAATACTTTTTTGGCTTTCGGTCACGGTCATATCGGACTGACCTTGGGGCCTCTGACCGGCAAAATTATTGCAGATTTGGTGGCAGGCATCTGCCCGAAGTTGATGTTGCACCCTACGCTCCCTCCCGTTTTGCCAACAAATAAGGAAATAAAATGA
- a CDS encoding ornithine cyclodeaminase family protein translates to MKFFDYETTGSRLPYPALIEAVFHIFNEGCEVPRRHIHAVDSSDAASTLLIMPAWQKDKFLGIKHVTIYPENGKKHGLSGLFSTYTLFDAANGMPLAVIDGNQITCRRTAAASALAARYLARKDAETLLICGSGNVAAELAAAYAAVRNIRRVYIWNINENGAQKLAEQLRGQGFAAEAVTDLPRAVGASDIVSCATLSTVPLVLREWVKPGTHIDLIGSFKPEMRESDDALFADTSVFVDTEEALDKSGDLLSPMAAGVFTREQVRADLEDLCRGRHAGRMSDEEITVYKAVGSAAEDLAAAVLVYQNGKD, encoded by the coding sequence ATGAAATTTTTCGATTACGAAACAACCGGCAGCCGTCTGCCTTATCCCGCACTGATTGAAGCGGTGTTTCACATATTCAACGAAGGCTGCGAAGTACCGCGCCGCCACATTCATGCGGTGGACAGCAGCGATGCGGCCTCTACGCTGCTGATTATGCCTGCTTGGCAGAAAGATAAGTTTTTGGGTATCAAACACGTCACCATTTATCCCGAAAACGGCAAAAAACACGGATTGTCGGGGCTGTTTTCTACTTATACGCTGTTTGATGCCGCCAACGGTATGCCGCTGGCAGTCATCGACGGCAACCAGATTACCTGCCGCCGTACAGCGGCCGCTTCCGCGCTGGCGGCGCGTTATCTGGCACGCAAGGATGCGGAAACGCTGCTGATTTGCGGGTCGGGTAATGTGGCGGCAGAACTTGCGGCGGCTTATGCGGCCGTACGGAACATCCGTCGGGTGTACATATGGAACATCAATGAAAACGGCGCACAAAAGTTGGCGGAGCAGCTGCGCGGACAAGGTTTTGCGGCGGAAGCGGTTACAGATTTGCCGCGTGCGGTGGGTGCAAGCGATATTGTGAGTTGCGCCACACTTTCCACCGTGCCGCTGGTTTTGCGCGAATGGGTCAAGCCGGGTACGCACATCGACTTAATCGGCAGTTTCAAGCCGGAGATGCGTGAGTCGGATGATGCACTGTTTGCAGATACTTCGGTATTCGTCGATACGGAAGAAGCATTGGACAAATCGGGCGATTTGCTGTCGCCGATGGCGGCGGGGGTCTTTACCCGAGAACAAGTCAGGGCGGATTTGGAAGACCTGTGTCGCGGCCGCCATGCCGGACGGATGTCCGACGAAGAAATCACGGTTTACAAGGCGGTCGGATCGGCCGCAGAGGATTTGGCGGCGGCGGTGCTGGTGTATCAGAACGGCAAGGACTAG
- the putA gene encoding bifunctional proline dehydrogenase/L-glutamate gamma-semialdehyde dehydrogenase PutA → MFDFAFPSQTPLRQAVTDAYRRDETEAVQDMLQQAQMSEDERLNADVLARRLVTQVRASRSKSSGVDALMHEFSLSSEEGVALMCLAEALLRIPDNATRNKLIADKLSDGNWKSHLNNSPSLFVNAAAWGLLITGKLTTPANEQSLGSALTRLLGRGGEPLIRKGVDYAMRMLGKQFVTGQTIEEALQNGKEREKSGYRFSFDMLGEAAFTQADADRYYQDYVTAIHAIGKDAAGAGVYDGNGISVKLSAIHPRYARAQHDRVMGELLPRLKELYLLAKQYNIGLNIDAEEANRLELSLDLMEALVSDPDLAGFNGIGFVVQAYQKRCPFVIDYLVDLARRNNQKLMIRLVKGAYWDSEIKWAQVDGLNGYPVYTRKVHTDISYLACARKLLDAQDAVFPQFATHNAYTLAAIYEMGKGKDFEHQCLHGMGETLYDQVVGEQNLGRRVRIYAPVGTHETLLAYLVRRLLENGANSSFVNQIVDEKISIDELIRSPFDTIAEQGIHLHASLPLPRELYGKGRLNSQGVDLSNENVLQNLQEQMNRVAEQSFQTASIINGRLREAGAPQTVHNPADHNDIVGTVSFADAELAAEAVAAAVAAQTAWAATPAAERAAALRRFADLLEQHTPALMMLAVREAGKTLNNAIAEVREAVDFCRYYADEAEHTLPETAQGIGTVAAISPWNFPLAIFTGEVVAALAAGNTVVAKPAEQTGLIAAYAVSLMHQAGIPADALQLVLGAGDVGAALTADPRINGVIFTGSTEVARLINQTLAKRGDNPVLIAETGGQNAMIVDSTALAEQVCADVLNSAFDSAGQRCSALRILCVQEDVADHMIDMIKGAMNELTVGNPRRLNTDVGPVIDTEAQQNLLAHIEKMKRAAKSYHEIKIADGIDTSRSTFVAPVLFELNNLDELQREVFGPVLHIVRYRADGLDSLIGQINAKGYALTHGIHSRIGSTVEHIKSRIEAGNVYINRNIVGAVVGVQPFGGHGLSGIGPKAGGPFYLQKLSNLKEWIAPTVSTIGKADEAALKRLETLLHTLPLEQNEKMAAAAALGQARLRTLRGAETVLCGPTGERNTLSWHAPQRVWLYGGDLPRAFAALAPLAAAGIQAVIEPDHPLAAYANDLYGLLQVNPQPETAHISHVAALDPLDPERKQALAHTPGALIKILPSENGLDILQVMEEVSCSNNTTAAGGNASLMAMSD, encoded by the coding sequence ATGTTTGATTTCGCATTCCCTTCACAAACGCCGTTACGCCAAGCCGTTACCGATGCCTACCGCCGCGATGAAACCGAAGCGGTACAGGATATGCTGCAACAGGCGCAGATGAGTGAGGACGAACGGCTGAATGCCGATGTGCTGGCACGCCGTCTGGTGACGCAGGTACGTGCGAGCCGTTCCAAATCCAGCGGCGTAGATGCGCTGATGCACGAGTTTTCACTCTCCAGCGAAGAAGGTGTGGCGTTGATGTGTCTGGCAGAGGCATTGCTGCGTATTCCCGACAATGCCACACGCAACAAACTGATTGCCGACAAACTTTCAGACGGCAACTGGAAAAGCCATCTGAACAACAGCCCGAGCCTGTTTGTCAACGCCGCCGCATGGGGGCTGCTGATTACCGGCAAACTGACTACGCCCGCCAACGAGCAAAGCCTCGGTTCGGCACTGACCCGCCTGCTGGGCAGGGGCGGCGAACCTTTAATCCGTAAAGGCGTGGACTACGCCATGCGTATGCTGGGCAAGCAGTTCGTTACCGGACAAACCATAGAAGAAGCCCTGCAAAACGGCAAAGAGCGTGAAAAATCGGGCTACCGTTTTTCGTTTGACATGTTGGGCGAAGCGGCATTTACCCAAGCGGATGCCGACCGCTATTATCAGGATTATGTAACGGCCATCCACGCCATCGGCAAAGATGCGGCCGGGGCAGGCGTGTACGACGGCAACGGTATTTCGGTAAAACTCTCTGCCATCCATCCGCGTTATGCCCGCGCCCAACACGACCGCGTGATGGGCGAGCTGCTGCCGCGCCTGAAAGAGCTGTATCTTCTGGCCAAGCAATACAACATCGGCCTGAACATCGATGCCGAAGAGGCCAACCGTTTGGAACTCTCGCTGGATTTGATGGAAGCTCTGGTATCCGATCCCGATTTGGCAGGCTTCAACGGCATCGGTTTCGTGGTACAGGCATATCAGAAACGCTGCCCGTTTGTGATTGACTATCTGGTGGACTTGGCGCGCCGCAACAACCAAAAACTGATGATTCGTTTGGTAAAAGGCGCGTATTGGGACAGCGAAATCAAGTGGGCGCAGGTGGACGGTTTGAACGGCTATCCCGTCTATACCCGAAAAGTGCACACCGATATTTCCTACCTTGCCTGCGCGCGCAAACTTTTGGACGCGCAAGACGCGGTATTTCCGCAATTCGCCACCCACAATGCCTACACCCTCGCCGCCATTTACGAAATGGGCAAAGGCAAGGATTTCGAACACCAATGTCTGCACGGCATGGGCGAAACGCTGTATGACCAAGTGGTCGGCGAGCAAAACCTCGGCCGCCGCGTCCGCATTTACGCGCCGGTGGGCACGCACGAAACCCTGCTCGCCTATCTGGTGCGCCGCCTGCTGGAAAACGGCGCGAACTCCTCTTTCGTCAACCAGATTGTCGATGAAAAAATCAGCATCGACGAACTCATCCGCAGTCCTTTCGACACCATCGCCGAACAAGGCATCCACCTGCATGCCTCGCTGCCGCTGCCGCGCGAGTTATACGGCAAAGGCCGTCTGAATTCTCAGGGCGTTGATTTGAGCAATGAAAACGTATTGCAAAACCTGCAAGAACAGATGAACCGCGTGGCGGAACAAAGTTTTCAGACGGCCTCCATCATCAACGGACGGTTGCGCGAAGCGGGTGCGCCGCAAACAGTACATAATCCCGCCGACCACAACGATATTGTCGGCACGGTCAGCTTCGCCGATGCGGAGCTTGCCGCCGAAGCCGTAGCCGCCGCCGTAGCCGCGCAAACCGCATGGGCTGCCACGCCTGCCGCCGAACGCGCCGCCGCATTGCGCCGTTTCGCCGACTTATTGGAACAACACACGCCCGCGCTGATGATGCTGGCGGTACGCGAAGCAGGCAAAACGCTCAACAACGCCATTGCCGAAGTGCGTGAAGCCGTCGATTTCTGCCGTTACTACGCCGACGAAGCCGAACACACCCTGCCGGAAACCGCCCAAGGCATCGGCACCGTCGCCGCCATCAGCCCGTGGAACTTCCCGTTGGCGATTTTTACCGGCGAAGTAGTGGCGGCATTGGCGGCGGGCAACACCGTGGTCGCCAAACCCGCCGAACAAACCGGCCTGATTGCCGCTTATGCCGTATCGCTGATGCATCAGGCAGGCATTCCCGCCGACGCATTGCAACTCGTACTCGGTGCGGGCGATGTCGGTGCGGCGCTGACCGCCGATCCGCGCATCAACGGCGTGATTTTCACCGGTTCCACCGAAGTCGCGCGCCTGATTAACCAAACACTGGCCAAACGCGGAGACAATCCCGTACTCATCGCCGAAACCGGCGGCCAAAACGCCATGATTGTCGACTCCACCGCACTGGCCGAGCAGGTTTGCGCCGATGTGCTCAACTCCGCTTTCGACAGTGCCGGACAACGCTGCTCCGCCTTGCGGATTTTGTGCGTGCAGGAAGATGTAGCCGATCACATGATTGACATGATAAAAGGCGCGATGAACGAATTGACCGTAGGCAACCCGCGCCGTCTGAACACCGATGTCGGCCCCGTTATCGATACCGAAGCGCAGCAAAACCTGCTCGCCCACATCGAAAAAATGAAACGTGCCGCCAAGTCTTATCACGAAATCAAAATTGCAGACGGCATCGATACCTCCCGCAGCACTTTTGTCGCCCCCGTATTGTTTGAATTGAACAATCTCGACGAATTGCAGCGCGAAGTATTCGGCCCCGTGCTGCACATCGTCCGTTACCGCGCCGATGGACTCGACAGCCTCATCGGCCAAATCAACGCCAAAGGCTACGCCCTCACCCACGGCATCCACAGCCGCATCGGCAGCACGGTGGAGCACATCAAATCGCGCATCGAAGCGGGCAACGTCTATATCAACCGCAACATCGTCGGCGCAGTCGTCGGCGTGCAGCCTTTCGGCGGACACGGACTTTCAGGCATCGGCCCGAAAGCCGGCGGCCCGTTTTACCTGCAAAAACTCAGCAACCTGAAAGAATGGATTGCACCGACCGTCAGCACCATCGGCAAAGCAGACGAAGCTGCGCTCAAACGCCTCGAAACCCTGCTGCACACCCTGCCGCTGGAGCAGAATGAAAAAATGGCCGCCGCAGCCGCACTCGGACAAGCACGGCTGCGAACCCTGCGCGGCGCGGAAACCGTATTGTGCGGCCCGACCGGCGAGCGCAACACCTTGAGCTGGCATGCGCCGCAGCGCGTATGGCTTTACGGCGGCGACCTGCCCCGTGCCTTTGCCGCCCTTGCACCGCTGGCAGCAGCCGGCATTCAGGCCGTCATCGAACCGGATCATCCGTTGGCCGCCTACGCCAATGATTTATACGGCCTGCTGCAAGTCAATCCGCAGCCCGAAACCGCACACATCAGCCACGTCGCCGCCCTCGACCCGCTCGACCCCGAACGCAAACAGGCTCTGGCACATACGCCCGGTGCGCTGATTAAAATCCTGCCGTCTGAAAACGGCTTGGATATTTTGCAGGTGATGGAGGAAGTCTCGTGCAGCAACAACACTACCGCAGCCGGCGGCAATGCCAGCTTGATGGCGATGTCTGACTGA